Proteins encoded in a region of the Poecilia reticulata strain Guanapo linkage group LG14, Guppy_female_1.0+MT, whole genome shotgun sequence genome:
- the tecta gene encoding alpha-tectorin isoform X4, protein MEHRNGQRGRSSDGTRWNDGSGFNGGDIGHFFNLPGSRSNDVVNIEQTTNVNFPGRWFFRVDTELIDPANGCSYNGRYYRRGEIFWMSDQCSQRCRCLDINNEVQCLEAPCGQFENCEQQDGAFYCQPTRTSTCVVFGDPHYHTFDGFLYHFQGTCSYLLARPCWEMVGLPFFSVEAKNENRGVTTVSWLRDVTVEVYGHRVMIPKGSLGNVQVDGLMKALPVQLELGAVKVYQSGVAVALETDFGLLVTYDGQHYASISLPSSYFNNTCGLCGNYNDDPADDPVLPDGSLAESVVELGGSWRAEDTDWRCTDGCAQNCSVCDPATEAMYFRSDYCGLINKTDGPFRDCRAVVDPTAFVYSCVYDMCSNRDNITTLCYAIQAYALACQALGVTIRPWRTRTFCAMPCPEFSHYEVCTSACPASCSDLTAPLYCAHPCTEGCQCEPGYVLSGNRCVQQDDCGCEHNDLYYPLNHTFWAGPGGEEGDCSLRCTCGFAGEVSCFNESCKEGEVCVAELGLLGCYPRREGVCSVTQNSVTSTFDGTFLLFPDDSSYYLLKLCGPVPANGSVVEVKIGRRLMNKGPTWMRPVIVTVANLEAQMGGTDFDTVKVNGEPVVLPFVHPMETMMIYRAPGNATVVESRGLLRVHYNRQGFLNISLSTIFYNVTCGLCGVFNSNTTDDLRLPNGRLAENTEQFTEGWKSIADDLTCNGDCDDLYRMCTDLRLYQSPWMCGNINDPGNSSFLACHSVVNPSPFFRNCLYNMCIREGNRSALCSSLQAYATACQDAQVGLASWRSATNCPLPCPENSHFEECTTACPLTCTNLDEPEEPCPLPCQEGCQCEEGFAMRDGLCVARSDCGCMYHGHQVATNQTFWTDWECQERCYCNGSDNSAYCQLAPCHPEEYCQENDGLYFCQPHTEALCVAAGYGHFQAFTGVPFELQSSCTLKMVTTICRRREPVATSGVFPRFKLAVRNEERDTGQAIWVRGFVLEVYEYEVEVSRSYKNTVTVNKERLYLPLKLGPGKVNITSLGMLLVLETDFGLKVSYDWNTLLLLTLPRDLYNASCGLCQGMPFSPPTLSSTDWAMTWAERDTFCQVGCGDSCPRCGLGEKSMPNSAPLMVADSSMISDNEDEPNGVATGIRFHVGDGLYVFVEPEAVRLCGLIVDRGGAFARCHSKVAPAFFYQSCLQDTCLDQGAQDTICNWLQIYASTCQTQGVPLTGWRSDTPCVQSCPPNSHYSSCMSVCPPQCAPARGQRDCSQDCVEGCQCDLGYVLNGKSCILSQNCGCYTDGKYYEPKQLFWNNDCTKRCQCIGRNLIQCDPRRCKAEEECTLRFGVRGCFARRSQHCVASGGGVFRTFDGASLRLPASCSFVLSTNCRKLPDLSFQLIANFDKWSTPNLTTISHVYLYINEENILISGSTVKVNGTPVSVPFLTGLMTRLSTSEGFIVIDTPQDIQVRYNRFNTLSITMGQRLQNKVCGLCGNFNGDPNDDYITSRGKPAVSALELAQSWKTNGMQNSCDETQYVALAQSCDNTAVLALQSEDACQKLTQLKGFFQPCHGLLDPQPFYQSCYLDGCYNHRKAQVCGSLAAYAEACRSLGTLTTKWITQENCSEWIYDPCAGEICTNFTCELENGGDLCGCPELPTNPAAGEDDIIQAEVNCKHAQMEVSISKCKLFQLGFEREDVRINDERCAGIEGEDFISFHINNTKGHCGSIVQSNGTHIMYKNTVWIESVNNTGNVITRDKTINVEFSCAYELDLKISLETVLKPMLSVINLTLPTQEGNFITKMALYKNSSYRHPYREGEVVLSTRDILFVGVFVEGADVNQLILIVNMCWATPSRYSSDRLRYIIIERGCPNTKDNTIGMAENGVSLTCRFHVTVFKFIGDYDEVHLHCDVSLCDSDTNACKVNCPHKRRMYSEDSEHKEHILSVGPIRRRESDWCEEDNGGCEQICSSKGTGPICSCVTGMLQPDGKSCRTLSSSCKVAPALPLLSASAVISIILTHFNSFIVS, encoded by the exons ATGGAGCACAGGAACGGCCAGCGGGGGAGATCCTCTGACGGGACTCGGTGGAACGACGGCTCAG GTTTTAATGGAGGCGATATTGGTCACTTCTTCAACCTGCCGGGATCCCGGTCAAATGACGTGGTGAACATCGAACAGACGACCAACGTAAATTTTCCTGGACGCTGGTTTTTCCGTGTTGACACTGAATTGATAGATCCTGCCAACGGCTGCAGCTACAATG GACGGTATTACAGACGAGGGGAGATCTTCTGGATGTCTGACCAGTGCTCCCAGCGCTGCCGATGCCTTGACATAAATAACGAGGTGCAGTGCCTGGAGGCCCCATGTGGACAGTTTGAGAACTGCGAGCAGCAGGATGGGGCCTTTTACTGCCAGCCCACCCGCACCAGCACCTGCGTGGTATTTGGAGATCCTCACTATCACACCTTTGACGGCTTCCTCTACCACTTCCAAGGCACTTGCTCCTACCTGCTGGCCCGGCCGTGCTGGGAGATGGTAGGACTGCCCTTCTTCAGCGTGGAGGCCAAAAACGAGAACCGTGGCGTTACCACAGTGTCCTGGTTACGAGACGTGACGGTAGAGGTCTACGGCCATAGAGTGATGATACCTAAAGGCAGTTTGGGAAATGTACAG GTGGACGGCTTGATGAAGGCTTTGCCAGTCCAACTGGAGCTTGGTGCCGTAAAAGTCTACCAGTCTGGAGTTGCTGTTGCTTTAGAAACAGACTTTGGACTGCTGGTGACCTACGACGGCCAGCACTACGCCTCCATCTCCTTACCAAGCTCCTACTTCAACAACACCTGTGGCCTTTGTGGAAACTACAACGACGACCCTGCAGACGATCCCGTGCTTCCGGACGGCTCTCTTGCGGAAAGTGTGGTGGAGTTGGGAGGCAGCTGGCGAGCAGAAGACACCGACTGGAGGTGCACTGATGGCTGTGCTCAGAACTGCAGCGTTTGCGACCCTGCTACAGAAGCCATGTACTTTCGCTCGGACTACTGCGGGCTTATAAACAAAACCGACGGGCCCTTTCGAGACTGCAGAGCTGTGGTGGACCCCACGGCGTTTGTATATAGCTGTGTGTATGATATGTGCAGCAACAGGGACAACATCACCACGCTGTGCTACGCCATCCAGGCCTATGCTTTAGCATGTCAGGCCCTGGGAGTCACAATACGACCCTGGAGAACGCGCACATTCTGTG CTATGCCCTGTCCGGAGTTCAGCCATTATGAAGTGTGTACCAGCGCGTGTCCGGCCTCCTGCTCGGACCTTACCGCGCCCCTGTACTGCGCTCACCCATGCACCGAGGGCTGCCAGTGCGAACCCGGCTACGTCCTGAGCGGCAACCGCTGCGTGCAGCAGGACGACTGCGGCTGCGAACACAACGACCTCTATTACCCCCTCAACCACACGTTCTGGGCCGGCCCCGGCGGGGAGGAAGGCGACTGCTCCCTCCGCTGCACATGCGGGTTTGCCGGGGAAGTCTCCTGTTTCAATGAGTCCTGCAAGGAGGGCGAAGTGTGTGTGGCCGAGCTGGGCTTGCTGGGCTGTTACCCTCGGAGGGAGGGAGTTTGCTCGGTCACCCAGAACTCGGTGACATCCACCTTTGATGGCACCTTCCTGCTGTTTCCGGATGACAGCTCCTACTACTTGCTGAAGCTGTGTGGTCCGGTACCGGCTAACGGGTCAGTGGTGGAGGTGAAGATTGGCAGGCGGCTCATGAACAAAGGTCCCACTTGGATGAGACCTGTGATAGTAACCGTAGCTAACCTGGAGGCACAGATGGGTGGAACAGATTTTGATACAGTAAAG GTGAATGGCGAACCGGTTGTTCTGCCGTTCGTCCATCCAATGGAGACCATGATGATCTACAGGGCACCAGGAAATGCGACCGTGGTGGAGTCCAGAGGTCTGCTCCGCGTCCACTACAACCGCCAGGGATTCCTGAACATCTCCCTCTCCACCATATTCTACAACGTTACCTGTGGGTTATGCGGCGTCTTCAACAGCAACACCACAGACGACCTGCGCCTGCCCAATGGGCGCCTGGCTGAAAATACTGAACAGTTCACAGAGGGATGGAAATCCATCGCAGACGACCTTACATGCAACGGGGACTGTGACGACCTGTACCGCATGTGCACAGACCTGCGCCTTTACCAGAGTCCCTGGATGTGTGGAAACATCAACGACCCGGGGAACAGCTCCTTCCTGGCCTGCCACTCGGTGGTCAACCCTTCACCGTTCTTCAGGAACTGCCTGTACAACATGTGCATTAGGGAAGGAAACCGGTCGGCCCTCTGCTCCTCTCTGCAGGCGTACGCCACAGCCTGTCAGGATGCCCAAGTGGGCCTCGCCTCCTGGAGGAGTGCGACCAACTGCC CTCTTCCTTGTCCAGAGAACAGCCATTTTGAAGAATGCACCACCGCTTGCCCTTTGACCTGCACCAACCTGGACGAGCCCGAGGAGCCGTGCCCTCTGCCATGCCAGGAAGGCTGCCAATGTGAAGAAGGCTTTGCGATGCGGGACGGCCTGTGCGTGGCCCGGAGCGACTGCGGCTGCATGTACCACGGCCACCAGGTGGCCACCAACCAGACCTTCTGGACTGACTGGGAATGCCAGGAGCGCTGCTACTGCAACGGCTCCGACAACAGCGCGTACTGTCAGCTCGCACCCTGCCACCCCGAGGAGTACTGCCAGGAAAACGACGGCCTGTACTTCTGCCAACCACACACCGAGGCCCTGTGCGTGGCCGCGGGTTACGGCCATTTTCAGGCATTCACCGGCGTGCCATTTGAGCTTCAGAGCTCCTGTACTCTCAAGATGGTCACCACCATTTGTAGGCGCAGAGAGCCGGTGGCGACAAGTGGAGTTTTCCCTCGGTTTAAACTGGCGGTTCGCAATGAGGAGCGAGACACTGGGCAGGCCATCTGGGTGAGGGGCTTCGTGCTGGAGGTCTACGAATATGAGGTGGAGGTTTCCCGAAGCTACAAAAACACTGTAACT GTCAACAAGGAGCGCCTGTACCTTCCCTTGAAGCTGGGCCCGGGGAAGGTCAACATCACTTCCTTGGGGATGCTGCTTGTTCTGGAGACGGACTTCGGCCTGAAGGTGTCGTATGACTGGAACACGCTCCTCCTTTTGACTTTACCGAGGGACCTCTACAACGCCTCCTGCGGCCTCTGCCAGGGCATGCCCTTCTCCCCGCCCACGCTGAGCTCCACGGACTGGGCCATGACCTGGGCGGAAAGGGACACCTTCTGCCAGGTGGGCTGCGGCGACTCCTGCCCACGCTGCGGGCTCGGGGAGAAGAGCATGCCCAACAGCGCCCCCCTCATGGTGGCCGACTCCAGCATGATTAGCGACAACGAGGACGAGCCGAACGGAGTCGCCACCGGCATACGCTTCCACGTCGGGGACGGACTCTACGTGTTTGTGGAGCCGGAGGCCGTCAGGCTGTGTGGGCTGATTGTGGACCGGGGAGGCGCATTTGCACGGTGTCACAGCAAGGTGGCGCCGGCGTTCTTTTATCAGAGCTGCCTGCAGGACACTTGTTTGGACCAAGGAGCTCAGGATACAATCTGTAACTGGCTGCAGATCTACGCCAGCACCTGCCAGACACAGGGTGTGCCTTTAACCGGCTGGAGGAGTGACACGCCGTGTG TCCAGAGCTGTCCTCCGAACAGCCATTACTCCAGCTGCATGTCGGTGTGCCCGCCGCAGTGCGCCCCCGCCCGCGGCCAGCGGGACTGCAGCCAGGACTGCGTGGAGGGCTGCCAGTGCGACCTGGGCTACGTGCTCAACGGCAAGAGCTGCATCCTGTCGCAAAACTGCGGCTGCTACACCGATGGAAAATACTACGAG CCCAAACAGCTGTTCTGGAACAACGACTGCACCAAGCGCTGCCAGTGCATCGGGCGGAACCTGATCCAGTGCGACCCGCGGCGCTGCAAGGCGGAGGAAGAGTGCACTCTGCGATTCGGGGTGCGGGGCTGCTTCGCGCGGCGCTCTCAGCACTGCGTGGCGTCGGGCGGCGGCGTCTTCAGGACCTTCGACGGGGCGTCACTGCGTCTCCCAGCCTCCTGCTCCTTTGTCCTGTCCACAAACTGCCGCAAGCTGCCGGACCTCTCCTTCCAGCTCATCGCTAACTTCGATAAGTGGAGCACGCCCAACCTCACCACCATCTCACATGTCTACCTCTACATTAACGAGGAGAACATCCTGATCTCTGGCAGCACCGTCAAG GTGAACGGGACGCCCGTGTCCGTCCCCTTCCTGACCGGCCTGATGACGCGTCTGTCCACGTCCGAGGGCTTCATCGTCATCGACACGCCGCAGGACATTCAGGTTCGCTACAACCGCTTCAACACGCTCAGCATCACCATGGGCCAGCGGCTCCAGAACAAGGTGTGTGGCCTGTGTGGAAACTTCAACGGAGACCCCAACGACGACTACATCACCTCCAGGGGCAAACCGGCCGTCAGCGCGCTGGAGCTGGCCCAGAGCTGGAAGACCAACGGCATGCAGAACAG TTGTGACGAGACCCAGTACGTGGCTTTAGCCCAGTCCTGTGACAACACGGCCGTCCTGGCGCTGCAGAGCGAAGACGCCTGTCAGAAGCTGACCCAGCTGAAGGGCTTCTTCCAGCCGTGCCACGGCCTGCTGGACCCGCAGCCCTTCTACCAGTCCTGCTACCTGGACGGCTGCTACAACCACCGCAAGGCGCAGGTCTGCGGCTCCCTGGCAGCCTACGCCGAGGCCTGCCGCTCCCTGGGAACCCTGACCACCAAGTGGATCACCCAGGAGAACTGCT CAGAATGGATCTACGACCCGTGTGCCGGAGAGATCTGCACAAACTTCACCTGCGAGTTGGAGAACGGAGGCGACCTGTGCGGCTGTCCGGAGCTGCCCACCAACCCTGCAG CAGGTGAGGATGACATCATCCAGGCGGAGGTGAACTGCAAGCACGCCCAGATGGAGGTCTCCATCTCCAAGTGCAAGCTCTTCCAGCTGGGCTTCGAACGCGAAGACGTGAGGATCAACGACGAGCGCTGCGCCGGGATCGAGGGCGAGGATTTCATCTCCTTCCACATCAACAACACCAAAGGCCACTGCGGCTCCATCGTCCAG TCCAACGGCACACACATCATGTACAAGAACACCGTCTGGATCGAGAGCGTCAACAACACCGGCAACGTCATCACCAGAGACAAAACCATCAACGTGGAGTTTTCCTGCGCCTACGAGCTGGACCTGAAGATCTCCCTGGAAACGGTCCTGAAGCCCATGCTCAG CGTGATCAACCTCACCCTGCCGACCCAGGAGGGAAACTTCATCACCAAGATGGCGCTCTACAAGAACTCGTCGTACCGCCACCCGTACCGGGAGGGCGAGGTGGTGCTGAGCACGCGGGACATCCTGTTCGTGGGCGTGTTCGTGGAGGGGGCGGACGTCAACCAGCTCATCCTCATCGTCAACATGTGCTGGGCCACGCCATCGCGCTACAGCAGCGACAGACTGCGCTACATCATCATAGAGAGAGG gTGTCCGAACACGAAGGACAACACCATCGGCATGGCGGAGAACGGCGTGTCCCTCACCTGCCGCTTCCACGTCACCGTCTTCAAGTTCATCGGCGACTACGACGAGGTGCACCTGCACTGTGACGTGTCGCTGTGCGACTCGGACACCAACGCCTGCAAAGTG AACTGTCCACACAAGAGGAGGATGTACTCAGAGGACAGCGAGCACAAGGAGCACATCCTGTCAGTGGGACCCATCAGGAGGAGAG AGTCTGACTGGTGTGAGGAAGACAACGGTGGCTGTGAGCAGATCTGCAGCAGTAAGGGAACTGGGCCCATCTGCAGCTGTGTGACTGGGATGCTGCAGCCTGACGGGAAAAGCTGCCGCA CTCTGAGCTCGTCCTGTAAGGTCGCCCCTGCTCTGCCTCTGCTGAGCGCCAGCGCCGTAATCTCCATCATCCTCACCCACTTTAACTCCTTCATCGTCTCCTAA